The Luteolibacter arcticus genome includes the window AAAAATTTCACAATCTCCCCGTGCCCGCAACCCCGATGTCAGGAAAGACTGAAAGAATGCGGATCGCTGTCCAAACGCGGGCGCGGTGGTGACATCGCGGAAGCCATCGGAAAGCGTGCTTTACCCTTGCTGCCGCGTTCTCACGAACGCGCCTACGTTCTTGGAATCGAGTTACTTAGCCTCTAGAGCCATTCCGAGATCCTCGGGCGTCGGGATCTTGACCTCGCGGATCCAGATATTGCGGAAACGCACCGGATTCCCGTGCTCATAGAGCTCGATGAAGCCCTTCGGCGGGTGGGGCTTGTCGTAATTTCCGACGCCGCGGTAGACGGTGTTTCCGTGGAGTTCCCGGTGGTGGTGCACCAGCACGCCATTGTGGAGCACGGTGATGTAGGCCTTTTTGACCAGCTTGCCGGCGGAATCCCAGCGGGGGCCTTCGAAAATAATGTCGTAGGTCTGCCATTCGCCGGGCGGGCGCGAGGCATTCACCATCGGCGGGGTCTGGCCGTAGATCGCGGAGGCCTGGCCGTCGGCGTAGGTCACGTTGTTGAACGAGTCGAGCACCTGGATCTCGTACTTGCCGTAAATGTTGACCCCGTTGTTGCCGCGGCCCTGGCCATTGCCCTCGACCTTGGCCGGAGTGGCGAATTCGAGGTGGAGCTGGAAGTCGCCGAACTCGTCCTTGGTGCGGATGCGGCCGGTCTTGGTGGTCTCGGCGTAGTCGCCCTCGATCTTCCACTTCACCTCGCCCTTCTCGCCCTGCCACTTGGAGAAGTCCTTGCCGTTGAATAGTACCACGGCGTCCTGCGGGGCATTGGCCAACTGGCTGAATTCCTTGCCGGGTTCCACCACCGGCGGCTTCGGGCGGTCCGGATCGTGGACGTGCCACTTGGAGCCGGGGATAAGCGGGGTATCCTTGAAGCCTTCTGCAGCGGAGGCAGCAGCGGAAACAAGGGTAGTGGCGACGAGAATGTGTCGGATTTTCATGGGCGGGGTCTGGAAAAAATGGCCGCCCCGGTCGGGGCGGCAATGAGAGACGTCGGAGCGGAAACGGTGGTTTACGGCATTCCTTCGAGGGCCTTCACGATCTGCCTGCGGAGCTCGACGGGATCGACGGCGCCGGTGTGACGCCAGACGATCTCACCCTTCGGCGAAACGATCACCGAGTGCGGCTGGGCACCGGACCACTCCTTGTCGATCGCTTCCGCCAGCTTGTCCGGATTGTCGCCGGCGAAGAGGTAGTTGTTGGTGGTGCGGCCGTCCTTCTCGAGCGATTTCTTGGTCCGGTCGGAGAGGGCGGCGTGCTGCTTTTCGAGGAACTTGAGGGCCTTCGCCTCGTCGCTGACGGGGTCGAGCGAGATGGTCACGAAATCGAACGAGCGGTTCTGGAAGCGGCGGTAGGTATCGACCAGATCCGGGAACTCCGCGACGCAGGGGCCGCAGGTGGTGGACCAAAAGTTGATCAGGCGGACATTGCCGGAGGCATTGGCGCGGAGCTTCTTGGCGGTCTCCACGTCGAGCTTCTCAAGCGTCACCGGCTTGGCTTCCCAGTTCTTCTGGTCCTTTTCGCGCCACGCCTGTTTCCACAGCCACTTGGTCGAGCAGCCGAAGGAGCGGGTCACCGGCTCCTTCACCGGCTGGCCGGCCAACACGGCATCGAGCGCGTCCTTCAGGTAGCTCTTCTCCACCGGGCCCGTCTTGCGCTGGGCATCGTCGAGGCGGCCGGTGTAGGCGAGCTTGCGATCCTGGCCGAAGACGAAGACGTGGGGGGTGGACTGGGCACCCACCGCCATGCTAAGCGTCTGGGTTTCGCCATCGTAGAGGTAAGGCATGGTCCAGCCGTTGTCCTTGGCGAAGGCGGGCATCTCCTCGAACGAGTCCCCGTGCGCCCCGTAGCCGAGCTCGTCTGGCGTCAGGCCGAGCGGGCTGCTGCTGTTGATCGCGACCATCGCGACGCCCTTGTCCTTGTATTGCTGGTGGATCTCCTCCATCCGCGGCCCGGCTGCGATGGCGTCCGGGCAGTGGTTGCAGGTGAAAACCAGGCACAGGACCTTCGCGTCGGCGTATTCGGCCAGCTTGTGCTTCTTGCCGTCGATTCCCGGCAGTTCGAAATCCGGCACGGGCGAGCCGATCGCCAGCACTGGTGGCGTCGGGGGATCGGCGGCTAAAGCGGTGGCGGCAAAGGCGAAGCTGAGAATGACGGCTTTCATGGCGGATACGATTACCGCTGAAACAACCGGGATGTTGCGGCCGGGACAATCGGAATTGCCCCGGTGACGCACTTCGCCGCAAGCCGCTGCCCGCGGGTTATGGGCCGGTCTTCTCGGCCGTTTCCTTGGGTTCGGCCTTTGGCGGGTCGATCAGGGAGCGGAAGCGCTCCGCCCAATCGCGTGCCTTGGGATGGGTCAGATGGGTCTCAATGTGGGTCAGCATGTTCACTGCCGCGCGCTGCTGGTCGCCGGCCTTGTACATGTCTTCCTCCATCTGCCACTTCAGGTCGGGCAGCGTCTCGGAAATGAACTTCTCGTATTCGGCCGAGTTTTCCTCGGCGCGGCCGCCGTCTCCACGGCCCTCGCCCCGGCCTTCACCGCGACCGCGGCCTTCGCCACCACCCCCGCCGCCGCCACCGGTCATCTCCTTGCGCATCAAACCTTCGTAGCGGATGCGCCGCTGCCACTGCTCTCGCATCAGGTCCAGCTTGCCGGTGGCACGCAGGGGCGGGAACATGATCTGGTTGAAGACCGCGGGAAGCTCCAGCGGCGACAGTGGCCAGTTCTCCACCTTGACGCCGCCGATGTTGTAAGCTCGGGCGAAGACGGTGTTGGTCACCGGCTCGCGCAGTGGTCCCACGTTGCCGGCGAACTGATCGGGGTTGCTGAAAATGTCATCCAGCGCGGC containing:
- a CDS encoding 3-keto-disaccharide hydrolase; its protein translation is MKIRHILVATTLVSAAASAAEGFKDTPLIPGSKWHVHDPDRPKPPVVEPGKEFSQLANAPQDAVVLFNGKDFSKWQGEKGEVKWKIEGDYAETTKTGRIRTKDEFGDFQLHLEFATPAKVEGNGQGRGNNGVNIYGKYEIQVLDSFNNVTYADGQASAIYGQTPPMVNASRPPGEWQTYDIIFEGPRWDSAGKLVKKAYITVLHNGVLVHHHRELHGNTVYRGVGNYDKPHPPKGFIELYEHGNPVRFRNIWIREVKIPTPEDLGMALEAK
- a CDS encoding redoxin family protein — encoded protein: MKAVILSFAFAATALAADPPTPPVLAIGSPVPDFELPGIDGKKHKLAEYADAKVLCLVFTCNHCPDAIAAGPRMEEIHQQYKDKGVAMVAINSSSPLGLTPDELGYGAHGDSFEEMPAFAKDNGWTMPYLYDGETQTLSMAVGAQSTPHVFVFGQDRKLAYTGRLDDAQRKTGPVEKSYLKDALDAVLAGQPVKEPVTRSFGCSTKWLWKQAWREKDQKNWEAKPVTLEKLDVETAKKLRANASGNVRLINFWSTTCGPCVAEFPDLVDTYRRFQNRSFDFVTISLDPVSDEAKALKFLEKQHAALSDRTKKSLEKDGRTTNNYLFAGDNPDKLAEAIDKEWSGAQPHSVIVSPKGEIVWRHTGAVDPVELRRQIVKALEGMP